Proteins co-encoded in one Medicago truncatula cultivar Jemalong A17 chromosome 8, MtrunA17r5.0-ANR, whole genome shotgun sequence genomic window:
- the LOC11421233 gene encoding F-box protein At4g27050 — protein MAEDSKLEEDRISNLPDGLLNQILSLLPIKDAVATGRLSRRWRHLWKHLSVLNFSLSHFKIYEECDGTEDPTEEFRSFALLVNGVLALLRNPRAIRKFHLHCAHSHLDDKFRAYSVDTWVRSVIGPHLEELNLVLYSKEYKSAFKLPQTLFTSANLISLS, from the coding sequence ATGGCGGAGGACTCCAAACTCGAAGAAGACAGGATCAGTAATTTACCAGATGGTCTGCTCAACCAGATCTTATCATTACTCCCGATCAAAGACGCAGTTGCCACTGGCCGTCTATCTCGTCGATGGCGCCACCTCTGGAAGCATCTCTCCGTTCTCAACTTCAGCCTGTCTCacttcaaaatttatgaagaatgCGATGGAACGGAGGACCCTACTGAAGAATTCAGGAGCTTCGCTCTTTTAGTTAATGGTGTGCTTGCTCTCCTCCGTAATCCCCGCGCCATTCGGAAGTTTCATCTTCACTGTGCCCACTCCCATTTGGATGACAAGTTCCGTGCTTACTCAGTTGATACGTGGGTTCGTTCTGTCATTGGACCTCATCTCGAGGAACTCAATCTCGTGCTCTATTCAAAGGAATACAAGTCTGCCTTCAAGCTCCCTCAAACCCTCTTCACTTCGGCTAACCTCATTTCACTCTCGTAA